The following proteins are co-located in the Myxocyprinus asiaticus isolate MX2 ecotype Aquarium Trade unplaced genomic scaffold, UBuf_Myxa_2 HiC_scaffold_317, whole genome shotgun sequence genome:
- the LOC127439452 gene encoding integrin beta-3-like, with product MPSMFRQLPVHLMNRIRSKVELELLGVPDELSLFINATCLDGEVFTGVQSCTGLKIGDMVSFSIEAKLYGCPKEKSRTFTVKPIGFQDALQVTVDHACDCDCQQTSKMASPSCHHGNGTLECGLCSDTGL from the exons ATGCCCAGCATGTTTAgacagctacctgtgcatctgatgaat AGGATCAGGTCCAAAGTTGAGTTGGAGCTGTTGGGTGTGCCAGATGAGTTATCTTTGTTCATTAACGCAACCTGCCTGGATGGAGAGGTCTTCACAGGTGTCCAATCCTGTACCGGACTCAAGATTGGAGATATG GTGTCATTTAGCATTGAGGCAAAACTATACGGCTGTCCCAAAGAGAAGAGCCGGACATTCACTGTGAAACCAATAGGCTTCCAAGACGCACTGCAGGTGACTGTTGACCATGCTTGTGACTGTGACTGTCAGCAGACCTCAAAAATGGCCAGCCCTTCCTGTCACCATGGCAATGGGACCCTTGAGTGTGGTCTCTGTAGTGACACCGGTCTGTAG